A window of the Acidobacteriota bacterium genome harbors these coding sequences:
- a CDS encoding RNA polymerase sigma factor: MADNLNLRTANDAATDAHARCIARAKAGDRVAFDQLMMQHERRVVALAWRLLGTPEDARDAAQEAFLRLFKHLHQYDAAQDFNGWLYRIVVNVCRDLQRKRGRHGLSFEAELEAGNVREPLSSDDAEAATLLTQERAIIQRALATLSEKERRALVLRDLEELPTEEVARILGSSPTTVRSQISTARVKIRAFRAKLLERGLKAKGKH, translated from the coding sequence ATGGCTGACAACTTGAATTTGCGCACGGCCAACGACGCCGCTACCGACGCGCACGCCCGTTGCATCGCGCGCGCCAAGGCAGGTGACCGCGTCGCCTTCGATCAACTGATGATGCAGCACGAGCGGCGCGTGGTGGCGCTGGCCTGGCGCTTGCTCGGCACACCCGAAGACGCCCGCGATGCGGCGCAGGAAGCGTTTTTGCGCCTGTTCAAACACCTGCACCAATACGACGCGGCGCAGGATTTCAACGGCTGGCTCTATCGCATCGTCGTCAACGTCTGCCGCGACTTGCAACGCAAACGGGGCCGCCACGGCCTTTCGTTCGAGGCGGAATTGGAAGCGGGCAATGTGCGCGAACCGCTCAGCAGCGACGATGCCGAAGCGGCTACGTTGTTGACGCAGGAACGCGCGATCATTCAACGCGCGCTGGCGACCTTGAGCGAGAAAGAGCGCCGCGCGTTGGTCTTGCGCGATCTGGAAGAGTTGCCGACCGAAGAGGTCGCGCGGATATTAGGTTCTTCGCCCACGACCGTGCGTTCGCAGATCAGCACGGCGCGCGTGAAGATCAGGGCGTTTCGTGCCAAGTTGTTAGAACGCGGGTTGAAGGCGAAAGGGAAGCATTAG
- a CDS encoding zf-HC2 domain-containing protein, with product MDCTRVEELLALFSGDDLDARQTEQVRVHVATCPACQAQADELAASHAWLRAVPPPQFDEAFYAGLRQAVLCALPPVKEEGGRFAWLTGLWPQWRWQPVWAAVAAALLLVIGWAVYRNVVGKSQGTSSVYTVVRPSPTTPAVATPSPAAPPPDVQKVSGLPGQGLLSYRGYAPDRSGRSPKNSNVTTPGGRRPPAHQAAEPQGGAPRGNTVAQNMSVTNSAPVPEPEMMRMEIQTADPNIRIIWLTPKATAMNPTEPQTR from the coding sequence ATGGACTGCACACGAGTGGAAGAATTGTTAGCGTTATTCAGCGGCGACGACCTGGACGCGCGCCAAACCGAACAGGTGCGTGTGCATGTGGCCACATGCCCTGCGTGTCAGGCGCAAGCAGATGAATTGGCGGCCAGCCACGCCTGGTTGCGAGCCGTGCCGCCACCGCAATTCGATGAGGCGTTTTATGCCGGCTTGCGGCAAGCGGTGTTGTGCGCGTTACCGCCAGTTAAGGAGGAGGGAGGCCGCTTTGCCTGGCTGACCGGATTATGGCCGCAATGGCGCTGGCAGCCGGTTTGGGCAGCGGTGGCGGCGGCCTTGTTACTGGTTATTGGTTGGGCGGTTTATCGGAATGTCGTTGGCAAGTCGCAAGGCACGTCATCGGTCTATACCGTGGTGAGGCCCTCGCCCACGACTCCTGCTGTAGCGACGCCTTCGCCTGCGGCTCCTCCGCCTGACGTGCAGAAGGTCTCTGGCCTTCCGGGGCAAGGCTTACTTTCTTACCGGGGCTATGCCCCTGACCGGTCGGGGCGTAGCCCCAAAAATTCAAACGTCACAACACCGGGAGGTCGTAGACCTCCCGCACATCAGGCGGCAGAGCCGCAGGGGGGGGCACCGAGGGGCAACACGGTTGCGCAAAACATGAGTGTGACCAACTCCGCGCCAGTTCCAGAACCTGAAATGATGCGCATGGAAATTCAAACGGCGGATCCCAACATTCGCATCATCTGGCTGACGCCCAAAGCAACAGCCATGAACCCCACGGAACCGCAGACCAGATAG
- a CDS encoding patatin-like phospholipase family protein, protein MPNSPQRPRIGLALGGGMARGCAHVGVLREFEKNHIPIDLIAGTSVGSLIGGAYASGLSADQIEQLALNIRWSLLGRVTVSKLGFNSSERTEDYVRKNFQVSEFEKLRMPFGAVACDLQTGRMVVFTEGSLPLAIRASCALPIFYTPVMVNGRMMVDGGLVGHLPAAVARTMGADIVIAVDVNSQHLPIPEPTHLLTVMSQALAIMGRSSVSYLYQDADLVIRPEIRHVRPDDLTKAAEMIAAGEAAARKVMPRLKRLIEPKKQGWLQRIFNNKPAHDPRRVTLLADKR, encoded by the coding sequence ATGCCCAACAGTCCACAGCGTCCACGCATCGGCCTGGCCCTCGGCGGCGGCATGGCCCGTGGTTGCGCCCACGTCGGCGTGCTGCGCGAATTCGAAAAGAACCACATTCCGATTGACCTGATCGCCGGCACCAGCGTCGGCTCGCTGATCGGCGGCGCGTATGCTTCGGGCTTGTCAGCCGATCAAATCGAACAACTTGCCCTGAACATTCGCTGGAGCCTGCTGGGCCGCGTGACCGTTTCCAAACTCGGCTTCAACAGCAGCGAACGCACCGAAGACTATGTGCGCAAAAACTTTCAGGTCAGCGAATTCGAAAAACTGCGCATGCCTTTCGGCGCGGTCGCCTGCGATCTGCAAACGGGCCGGATGGTCGTCTTTACCGAAGGCAGTTTGCCGCTGGCGATTCGGGCGAGTTGCGCGCTGCCGATCTTTTATACGCCGGTCATGGTCAACGGGCGGATGATGGTGGATGGCGGCCTCGTGGGCCACCTTCCCGCCGCCGTCGCGCGCACCATGGGCGCGGACATCGTCATCGCCGTGGATGTCAATTCGCAGCACCTGCCCATTCCCGAACCGACGCATCTGCTGACCGTGATGTCGCAAGCGCTGGCGATTATGGGTCGCAGTTCGGTCAGCTATCTTTATCAGGACGCCGATCTGGTCATTCGCCCCGAAATCCGGCACGTGCGCCCCGATGATCTGACCAAAGCAGCCGAAATGATCGCCGCCGGCGAAGCCGCCGCGCGCAAGGTGATGCCACGACTAAAACGATTGATCGAGCCTAAAAAGCAAGGCTGGTTGCAACGGATATTTAATAACAAGCCCGCGCACGATCCGCGCCGGGTAACGTTGCTGGCGGACAAACGCTGA
- a CDS encoding DUF962 domain-containing protein, producing the protein MLAGKPWNAWVAEYAQSHQHPVNRLCHTLGIPLIAISLLLALTGIFVGSLFYLALSLFVIGWVLQFIGHWFEGQPPEFFKDWRFLLVGLRWWLAKLRGQA; encoded by the coding sequence ATGCTCGCTGGCAAACCCTGGAATGCGTGGGTCGCGGAATACGCCCAAAGTCATCAACACCCGGTCAATCGGCTCTGCCACACTCTTGGCATACCGCTCATTGCAATCTCGCTGCTGCTGGCACTAACAGGAATTTTCGTGGGCAGCCTCTTCTACTTGGCGCTAAGCCTCTTTGTCATCGGCTGGGTGCTGCAATTCATCGGGCACTGGTTTGAGGGCCAACCGCCGGAATTTTTCAAAGACTGGCGCTTTCTGCTGGTCGGCTTGCGCTGGTGGCTGGCGAAGTTGCGCGGCCAAGCCTGA
- a CDS encoding VOC family protein encodes MRLTNLIPMLETNDLAETIQFYTEKLGFVCQNVWPDAQQPCWATLRNGPVELMFSLRNEHRREFSAATTPLLTGALYFYPDDVAAVWAELKDTVTVEYPLETFDFGMREFGIRDCNGYLLQFGQEA; translated from the coding sequence ATGCGCTTAACCAATCTGATTCCCATGCTTGAAACCAATGACTTGGCTGAGACCATTCAGTTCTACACCGAAAAGCTCGGCTTCGTTTGCCAGAACGTCTGGCCCGACGCCCAGCAACCGTGCTGGGCAACGCTGCGCAATGGCCCGGTCGAACTCATGTTCTCGTTGCGGAATGAGCACCGCCGCGAATTCAGCGCCGCCACGACACCGTTGCTGACCGGCGCACTTTACTTTTACCCCGACGATGTTGCCGCCGTCTGGGCTGAGTTGAAAGACACGGTCACGGTCGAATATCCGCTGGAGACTTTTGATTTCGGGATGCGCGAGTTCGGGATTCGCGATTGCAACGGCTACTTGCTGCAATTCGGGCAAGAGGCATAG
- a CDS encoding TRAM domain-containing protein: MLADIILIRTVFSLILIIAGYLIHPIPQSVTAALGLPGETGSRLFSALVAGLIAAGIIYFELRIRRATLKTLIGGAIGSTMGILGASLMGFLITAQPWDTSLKSFLTLTLTMFMAYCGLLVGAAKGDFLDLAALGGILSDKGAKQHFKILDTSVIIDGRVADISETGFLDGTILIPQFVLRELQQIADSSDSAKRNRGRRGLDILARIQKNQSLDVQIHDTDFPQVKEVDLKLIELGKLLNAPIVTNDFNLNKVAHLRGVAVLNINELANALKPVVLPGEIMKVFILKEGKEYNQGVAYLDDGTMVVVDNARRLIGKNVDMIVTSVLQTTAGKMIFGRADENQRNDTRDNPSRDTRDRGDRNTRNTPVPAVAPTVVE, translated from the coding sequence ATGCTGGCAGACATCATCCTGATTCGTACCGTCTTTTCGCTGATACTCATCATTGCCGGGTATCTCATCCATCCGATTCCCCAATCCGTCACCGCCGCGTTGGGCTTGCCGGGTGAAACTGGTTCCAGGCTCTTTTCGGCCCTCGTCGCCGGCTTGATTGCCGCCGGGATCATCTATTTTGAGTTGCGCATCCGCCGCGCCACCCTGAAAACCCTGATTGGCGGGGCCATTGGTTCAACAATGGGCATTCTGGGCGCGTCGCTGATGGGCTTCCTTATCACGGCCCAACCGTGGGACACGTCGCTCAAATCGTTTTTGACGCTGACGCTGACAATGTTTATGGCCTATTGCGGCTTGCTGGTGGGGGCGGCCAAAGGCGATTTTCTGGACCTGGCCGCGCTTGGCGGCATCCTCAGCGACAAAGGCGCCAAGCAGCATTTCAAGATTCTGGACACCAGCGTCATCATTGACGGGCGCGTGGCCGACATTTCAGAAACAGGCTTTCTGGACGGCACGATCCTGATCCCGCAATTTGTTTTGCGCGAATTGCAGCAAATCGCCGACAGTTCCGATTCGGCCAAACGCAATCGCGGGCGGCGTGGCCTCGACATCCTGGCGCGCATCCAGAAAAACCAAAGCCTCGACGTGCAGATTCACGATACCGACTTCCCGCAAGTCAAAGAGGTTGACCTGAAGCTGATCGAACTCGGCAAATTGCTGAACGCGCCCATCGTCACCAACGATTTCAATCTGAACAAAGTCGCCCACCTGCGCGGCGTGGCGGTGCTCAACATCAATGAACTGGCCAACGCGCTCAAACCCGTCGTGCTGCCCGGCGAAATCATGAAGGTCTTCATCCTCAAAGAAGGCAAAGAGTACAACCAGGGCGTCGCCTATCTCGACGACGGCACGATGGTCGTGGTGGACAACGCGCGCCGCCTGATCGGCAAAAACGTAGACATGATCGTCACCAGCGTGCTGCAAACCACAGCGGGCAAGATGATTTTCGGGCGGGCGGATGAAAACCAGCGCAACGATACGCGCGACAACCCTTCGCGGGACACGCGCGACCGGGGTGACCGCAACACGCGCAATACGCCGGTGCCAGCAGTAGCGCCGACTGTGGTCGAGTAG
- the ispD gene encoding 2-C-methyl-D-erythritol 4-phosphate cytidylyltransferase, whose amino-acid sequence MNIAIIPAAGSGKRLGGQIPKQFLEVAGASILAHTISRFVACPDIGLIVIALAAENLSTSQYPAQAKPILYVEGGAERSDSIYNALQAAAAYNPEIVAVHDAVRPFVTPAQISAVIAKARETGAAMLALPATDTIKEVENGLIARTLDRRRIYRAQTPQAFRYELLQQANAHARMAGLSSAAATDDALLVEQLGHPIAVVEGSPNNIKITTPEDLTLAEKLFDEMNPQSAIRNPVSASATTFTVWSKAAN is encoded by the coding sequence ATGAACATCGCCATCATTCCCGCCGCCGGTTCCGGCAAACGCCTGGGCGGCCAAATCCCCAAACAATTTTTGGAAGTGGCAGGTGCAAGCATCCTGGCACATACGATCTCGCGTTTCGTTGCTTGCCCAGACATTGGCCTGATCGTCATCGCGCTCGCGGCAGAAAACCTTTCAACATCTCAGTATCCCGCCCAAGCCAAACCGATTCTCTATGTTGAAGGCGGGGCCGAGCGCAGCGATTCGATTTACAACGCGCTGCAAGCCGCCGCCGCTTACAACCCCGAAATTGTCGCCGTGCACGACGCCGTGCGCCCCTTCGTCACACCCGCGCAGATTTCCGCCGTCATTGCCAAAGCGCGCGAAACCGGCGCGGCAATGCTGGCCTTGCCCGCCACCGACACGATCAAGGAAGTCGAGAACGGACTGATCGCGCGCACGCTCGACCGCCGCCGCATTTACCGCGCGCAAACGCCGCAAGCCTTCCGTTACGAATTGTTGCAACAGGCCAATGCCCACGCGCGCATGGCGGGGCTGTCATCCGCCGCCGCCACCGATGACGCCTTGCTGGTCGAACAACTCGGCCACCCCATCGCCGTCGTCGAAGGCTCGCCCAACAACATCAAAATCACGACACCGGAAGACCTGACGCTGGCCGAAAAACTGTTTGACGAAATGAATCCGCAATCCGCAATCCGCAATCCCGTGTCGGCATCGGCAACGACATTCACCGTTTGGTCGAAGGCCGCAAACTGA
- a CDS encoding 2-C-methyl-D-erythritol 2,4-cyclodiphosphate synthase encodes MRNPQSRVGIGNDIHRLVEGRKLILGGVEIPFEKGLLGHSDADSLSHAITDAILGAAGLGDIGTHFSDKDPRWQGADSQRFLRHAYELAQARGYHIANIDATIQAEQPKLVPHLPAMRARLCETLGLAESQLNLKAKTNETLDAIGQGEAIAAQAIVLLQSG; translated from the coding sequence ATCCGCAATCCGCAATCCCGTGTCGGCATCGGCAACGACATTCACCGTTTGGTCGAAGGCCGCAAACTGATTTTGGGTGGCGTCGAGATTCCGTTTGAGAAAGGCTTGCTCGGCCATTCAGACGCTGACAGCTTGAGCCACGCGATCACCGATGCGATCTTAGGCGCAGCAGGCCTGGGCGACATTGGCACCCACTTTTCGGACAAAGACCCGCGCTGGCAAGGGGCCGACAGCCAGAGGTTTTTGCGGCATGCTTATGAACTGGCCCAAGCGCGCGGTTATCACATCGCCAACATTGACGCGACGATTCAAGCCGAACAGCCGAAGCTGGTGCCACACCTGCCCGCGATGCGCGCGCGTTTGTGCGAAACGCTCGGCCTTGCTGAATCACAACTCAACCTCAAAGCCAAAACCAATGAAACACTCGACGCCATTGGGCAGGGCGAAGCGATTGCCGCACAGGCTATTGTCCTGTTACAAAGTGGCTAG
- a CDS encoding acyl-CoA dehydrogenase family protein, with protein sequence MRPELDFFNLNSQLSDEEKMMRDSVRQFVNERINPIIADCYEAGRFPKELIPEFAQLGLLGSNLPEKYGCAGINNVAYGLVTQELEAGDSGVRSFVSVQSSLCMYPIYAFGSEEQRLKYLPGMAKGEIIACFGLTEANSGSDPGSMRTRAKRTKDGWLINGSKAWITNGSIADIAIVWAKVEDENDKIRGFIVPTNTPGFSAPEIKHKLSLRASVTSELFFQDVLIPEENLLPGTGGLKSPLMCLTQARYGIAWGVVGAAMACFQTALDYSKNRIQFSRPLAGYQLTQKKLAEMYTEISKAQLLCLRLGRMKDAGELEPVHVSMAKMNNVAMALECARTARGMLGGNGIMGEYGVMRHLCNLETVYTYEGTHEVHMLTIGRYLTGLNAFE encoded by the coding sequence ATGCGACCCGAACTCGACTTTTTCAATCTCAACTCACAGCTTTCTGACGAAGAGAAAATGATGCGCGACAGCGTGCGCCAATTCGTCAACGAACGTATCAACCCGATCATCGCCGACTGTTACGAAGCAGGGCGGTTCCCCAAAGAACTCATCCCCGAATTCGCCCAACTCGGTCTGCTGGGTTCCAACCTGCCCGAAAAATATGGCTGCGCGGGCATCAACAACGTGGCTTACGGTCTGGTCACGCAGGAACTCGAAGCCGGTGATTCCGGCGTGCGCAGCTTCGTCTCGGTGCAAAGCTCGTTGTGCATGTATCCGATCTACGCCTTTGGCAGCGAAGAGCAGCGGCTGAAATATCTGCCCGGCATGGCGAAAGGCGAAATCATCGCCTGCTTTGGTTTGACCGAAGCCAACTCCGGCTCAGACCCCGGCAGCATGCGCACGCGCGCCAAACGCACGAAAGATGGTTGGCTGATCAACGGCAGCAAGGCCTGGATCACCAACGGTAGCATCGCCGACATCGCCATCGTCTGGGCCAAGGTCGAAGACGAGAACGACAAGATTCGCGGCTTCATCGTGCCGACCAATACGCCTGGCTTTAGCGCGCCCGAAATCAAACACAAGCTTTCCTTGCGCGCTTCGGTTACGTCTGAATTGTTTTTCCAGGACGTGTTGATTCCCGAAGAAAACCTATTACCGGGCACGGGTGGATTGAAAAGTCCGCTGATGTGTTTGACACAGGCGCGTTACGGCATTGCCTGGGGCGTCGTCGGCGCGGCGATGGCCTGTTTTCAAACGGCGCTCGATTACAGCAAGAACCGCATTCAATTCAGCCGCCCGCTGGCCGGCTATCAACTCACGCAAAAGAAGCTGGCCGAGATGTACACCGAAATCAGCAAGGCGCAGTTGCTCTGTTTGCGGCTGGGCCGCATGAAAGACGCGGGCGAATTGGAGCCGGTGCACGTTTCGATGGCGAAGATGAACAACGTCGCGATGGCGCTCGAATGCGCCCGCACCGCGCGCGGCATGCTCGGCGGCAACGGCATCATGGGCGAATACGGCGTGATGCGGCATCTGTGCAATCTCGAAACCGTCTACACCTACGAAGGCACGCACGAAGTGCATATGCTGACGATTGGACGGTACCTGACCGGATTGAATGCGTTTGAATAA
- a CDS encoding HAD family hydrolase, with amino-acid sequence MFDVIAFDADDTLWHNEPHYRDMQQKVSAMLAQYHEPAWVTQRLYETEIRNLEHYGYGTKGFTLSLIETAIELTEGRISGGEIAQIIALTKAMLCAPIELLDGVRETIEQLADQHELMVITKGDLFDQEAKLARSGLGDYFRHIEIVPDKTAAIYAAITKRHRLDPQRFLMVGNSLKSDVLPVLALGGHAVYIPYQTTWAHEQVPEAELADKHFHELAHIGALPAWLNEWKKACQ; translated from the coding sequence ATGTTTGATGTAATCGCCTTTGACGCGGACGACACGCTCTGGCACAACGAGCCACATTACCGCGACATGCAGCAAAAAGTCAGCGCGATGCTGGCGCAGTACCACGAACCTGCCTGGGTGACGCAGCGTCTCTACGAAACCGAGATTCGCAACCTCGAACATTATGGCTACGGCACCAAAGGCTTTACGCTTTCACTGATCGAAACCGCCATCGAATTGACCGAAGGCCGCATCAGCGGCGGCGAAATCGCCCAGATCATCGCCCTGACCAAAGCCATGCTGTGCGCGCCAATTGAATTACTAGACGGCGTGCGCGAAACCATCGAGCAATTAGCTGACCAACACGAACTGATGGTCATCACCAAAGGCGACCTGTTCGATCAAGAAGCCAAGCTGGCGCGTTCAGGCTTGGGCGATTACTTCCGACATATCGAAATCGTGCCCGACAAAACCGCTGCCATTTACGCTGCGATCACGAAGCGGCACCGGCTTGATCCGCAACGCTTCCTGATGGTCGGCAACTCACTCAAATCGGATGTGCTGCCCGTGCTGGCGCTGGGTGGGCACGCAGTTTACATCCCGTATCAGACGACCTGGGCGCACGAACAGGTGCCGGAAGCGGAGTTGGCGGACAAGCATTTTCACGAACTCGCGCACATTGGCGCATTGCCCGCTTGGCTGAACGAATGGAAGAAGGCGTGTCAGTAG
- a CDS encoding thymidine phosphorylase — translation MRPQDLIEKKRDGGELTPSEIAWLIRGYTRDEIPDYQMAAWLMAGFLNGLSEAETQALVVEMLHSGEVLTHDHIAAPKVDKHSTGGVGDKTSLVLAPVAACCGVAVPMISGRSLGHSGGTLDKLEAIPGFRTNLSLAEFRATLAQCGLALIGQTKEIAPADRKLYALRDLTATVPFRPFIVASIMSKKLAEGIDGLVLDVKSGNGAFMQSDADALQLAEMLCAVGRRMGKRVTALLTDMNQPLGRWVGNAVETREAIECLQGNLQGEFAELSLELAAQMLVVGGVAELESARQQVREAITSGRALEKFKQCIAAQGGDPRACDDVRLLPQAAQQLTIRADRSGYVAHIQTDELGRIVQEWGGGRLRLEDPIDYGVGLEIQAKLGQQVQAGDELLTASYNDEAKRVEMQARLQAAYRIAEEAPTVPTLIRVTI, via the coding sequence ATGCGACCACAAGACCTGATCGAAAAGAAACGCGATGGCGGCGAACTGACGCCCTCCGAAATTGCCTGGCTGATTCGCGGCTACACACGCGACGAGATCCCCGATTACCAGATGGCGGCCTGGCTGATGGCCGGGTTCCTGAATGGGTTGAGTGAAGCCGAAACACAGGCTCTAGTCGTCGAGATGCTGCATTCCGGCGAAGTGCTCACGCACGACCACATCGCCGCGCCTAAAGTGGACAAGCATTCGACCGGCGGCGTCGGCGACAAGACTTCGCTCGTGCTCGCGCCCGTGGCGGCCTGTTGCGGCGTCGCGGTGCCGATGATTTCGGGCCGTTCGCTGGGCCATTCGGGCGGCACGCTGGACAAGCTCGAAGCCATCCCCGGCTTCCGCACCAATCTTTCGCTGGCAGAATTCCGCGCGACGCTGGCCCAGTGCGGCCTCGCGCTGATCGGCCAAACCAAAGAGATCGCGCCCGCCGACCGCAAGCTTTATGCGCTGCGCGATCTGACGGCGACCGTGCCGTTTCGGCCCTTCATCGTCGCTTCGATCATGTCCAAAAAACTGGCCGAAGGGATTGATGGCTTGGTGTTGGATGTGAAGTCTGGCAACGGCGCATTTATGCAAAGCGATGCCGACGCGCTGCAATTGGCTGAGATGCTTTGCGCTGTGGGTCGCCGGATGGGCAAGCGTGTGACTGCGCTGCTGACAGACATGAATCAACCGCTAGGCCGCTGGGTCGGCAACGCCGTCGAGACGCGCGAAGCCATCGAATGTTTGCAAGGCAATCTGCAAGGCGAATTTGCCGAACTGAGTTTGGAATTGGCCGCGCAAATGCTGGTCGTGGGTGGCGTAGCAGAACTTGAATCTGCGCGGCAACAAGTTCGTGAGGCAATCACCTCTGGCCGCGCGCTCGAAAAATTCAAGCAATGCATTGCCGCGCAGGGTGGCGATCCGCGCGCGTGCGACGATGTGCGCTTGTTGCCACAGGCCGCACAGCAACTCACGATTCGCGCCGACCGCAGCGGTTACGTCGCGCATATTCAAACCGACGAATTGGGCCGCATCGTGCAGGAATGGGGCGGCGGGCGCTTGCGGTTGGAAGACCCCATTGATTACGGCGTCGGCTTGGAGATTCAGGCGAAGCTGGGCCAGCAGGTGCAGGCTGGCGATGAGTTGCTGACAGCGTCTTACAACGACGAAGCGAAGCGCGTTGAGATGCAGGCGCGCTTGCAGGCGGCGTATCGGATTGCTGAAGAAGCGCCGACGGTTCCGACCTTGATTCGCGTAACGATCTGA